Proteins found in one Plasmodium knowlesi strain H genome assembly, chromosome: 12 genomic segment:
- a CDS encoding ATP-dependent RNA helicase DDX5, putative, producing the protein MRGFNNYNRYGNFPDYSNPYANYQAAAYGQFRPNYGDYSGNTGMSGHNSNNLSTLGKNLMQIDWSNVKLVPFEKNFYKEHHDISNLSSKEVKEIRDKHRITILEGEGVPNPVESISKIGFPDYVLKSLKNNNIVTPTPIQIQGWPIALSGKDMIGKAETGSGKTLAFILPAFVHILAQPSLKYGDGPIVLVLAPTRELAEQIRQECVKFSVESKIRNTCAYGGVPKSGQIYALKQGVHILIACPGRLIDLLEQNVTNLMRVTYLVLDEADKMLDMGFEIQIRKIVEQIRPDRQTLMWSATWPKEVQSLARDLCKQQPIHVNVGSLTLTACRRIKQEIYLIEEHEKIANLKLLLQRIFRDNDRIIVFVETKKNADFITKALRLDGVPALCIHGDKKQDERRWVLNDFKTGKSPILIATDVASRGLDIKDVKYVVNFDFPNQIEDYVHRIGRTGRAGAHGASFTFLTSDKYRLARDLVKILRESEQPVPPQLEKISYTSANNPRRNPYYGYGRSSHNVNNIPLKGSNRYY; encoded by the exons atgagagggtTCAACAACTATAACCGATACGGCAACTTCCCGGATTACTCCAACCCGTATGCGAATTACCAAGCGGCGGCCTACGGACAATTCAGGCCCAATTACGGAGACTACTCAGGCAACACGGGTATGTCTGGCCATAATAGTAACAACTTAAGTACCTTAGGAAAAAACTTAATGCAAATAGATTGGTCAAATGTTAAGTTAGTTCCATTTGAGAAGAACTTCTACAAGGAGCATCATGATATAAGTAATTTGTCATcgaaagaagtaaaggaaattCGAGACAAACACAGAATTACCATTTTGGAAGGAGAGGGGGTTCCTAATCCAGTAGAATCTATTAGCAAAATTGGCTTCCCAGACTATGTTTTAAAATCGcttaaaaataacaacatTGTTACTCCGACCCCTATTCAAATACAAGGTTGGCCGATAGCACTTTCAGGAAAGGATATGATTGGAAAGGCTGAAacaggaagtggaaaaacattagcttttattttgcccgcatttgttcacattttagctCAACCAAGTTTAAAATATGGAGATGGTCCAATCGTTTTGGTACTGGCTCCCACGAGAGAATTAGCTGAACAGATTAGGCAAGAATGCGTAAAATTTTCTGTCGAATCTAAAATAAGGAATACATGTGCTTATGGAGGTGTGCCAAAGAGTGGTCAAATTTATGCCCTCAAACAaggggttcacattttaatAGCATGTCCAGGTCGTTTAATAGATTTATTAGAACAAAATGTTACCAACCTAATGAGAGTTACCTATTTAGTTTTGGATGAAGCAGACAAAATGTTAGATATGGGATTCGAAATACAAATTCGAAAAATTGTTGAACAAATTAGACCTGACAGACAAACATTAATGTGGTCAGCTACTTGGCCAAAGGAAGTGCAGTCCTTAGCAAGAGATTTGTGTAAACAACAACCTATACATGTTAATGTTGGTTCTCTAACATTAACTGCGTGCCGTAGAATTAAGCAAGAAATTTATCTGATTGAG GAACATGAGAAGATAGCAAACCTCAAGTTGCTTCTTCAGAGAATATTTCGGGACAATGACAGAATCATCGTCTTCGTagaaacgaagaaaaatgcaGATTTTATCACCAAGGCACTCAGGCTAGATGGTGTGCCTGCTTTATGTATACATGGGGATAAGAAACAGGATGAGAGAAGGTGGGTATTGAATGATTTCAAAACAGGAAAGAGTCCCATTCTGATTGCAACAGATGTAGCTTCCAGAGGACTAGATATTAAGGATGTAAAATATGTCGTAAATTTTGATTTTCCAAATCAAATTGAAGATTATGTACACAGAATTGGTAGAACAGGTCGAGCAGGAGCTCACGGagcttccttcacttttttaacGTCCGATAAATATAGACTAGCTAGAGATTTAGTTAAAATACTAAGAGAGTCGGAACAACCTGTACCTCCACAGctggaaaaaatatcctACACATCTGCTAACAACCCAAGGAGAAACCCCTACTATGGTTATGGTCGCTCATCACACAATGTAAATAACATTCCGCTAAAGGGAAGCAATAGATATTactaa